Proteins encoded by one window of Rhodamnia argentea isolate NSW1041297 chromosome 6, ASM2092103v1, whole genome shotgun sequence:
- the LOC115741460 gene encoding serine/threonine-protein kinase ATM isoform X1, translated as MEDLKSSGAERACVETLGESTAEHHLFISSEDGGGSGLHIDSLKENGNGAAVDAVATDAEVGNANVSCGLKGSETVDEKCGDLAFDSEVPVEGAGGNTDIVDGIDVAVSVFGLAAQDVERESTVTAGAGGVSSGIVEDAMVGNLENYNAGGNLENILENVEAGTRIVSSTGNRGEELVKDVVVLDGGMEAEEAPDLIGDKSSEKMELTGNGISLFVEFPGPASGAIQDHVVEGGHELGIKEEQEKTPCQAMDRMEDNNDCVSFAVGDVVWVKTKSQTWWPGKILDPLDAPKYGMETMGVDERECQLVGYLGSAHVSWCLLSHLMSFHRNFEQMLRQKKSRSFISAVQKAVDEFGTRVRLKLLCACFLPEDEDGDVKPEKGTKTSVLEEISEVSSSLFEGGKFLHHLKCIALATSVPTMLELTVVMNYLSAFYCSIGHHRMPMQLLCPTTDAEDDAEDLKDKFFSGEDGLKTKKKRKAWGSAQELGSDAVEDVSASKLDPLSEEEAEGNSDYGSKEDNEKGLESRARKKSKYLSYPYVNWGNKEGFAEIGDHGSLNGSHEMVGMDSCGIEFAGSPSFVKSTGKIFPSKWFKKFASNSHVSTAESLSISSAEFLAELRSAALGCTHPNERNDFDSIGWFAYRFRSSTYHDQAIYEKCVKDIADQKEGFAASPYSAGNSELKGRRKRGKAGKGNSDAGASLKKQTGGRIKTKSLSGLSDVSITFATTSSSPLKDSLEMAPLMMNGSFKGEKKGKKRMATPLDLGTKQLHSLLDLNNDSAIPRLRGEHTLVMGITPGTEPKKKRRRRRNQDEVASTQSASLTKTTSGLPMVPDDIANQSVPAAATDTHLDIGSASVDGTNARKKRKRKEKDAELYPSIPDLNGTQVIPGSSGKDFQKTSSLSPEVKMKQRRRRTKEGSDKQCQINRLATGRLLDRISPGTNQEAQGTALILTFAAGSPVPTRDILINTFSQFGPLKDFETQLAKDSNIAQVVFARSTDADDACRSLEKSNPFGSVLMKYQVHHFDPPSFPSGSATLPSEAPPLDFIKQNLEMMTSTLENSGDNLSPETKAKLEVDIKSLLSKVSNMVGSPSK; from the coding sequence atggaAGACCTGAAATCATCTGGTGCTGAACGCGCATGTGTCGAAACCCTAGGAGAATCTACTGCAGAGCATCATCTTTTCATTTCCAGTGAAGATGGTGGTGGGTCTGGGTTGCATATTGATTCTCTGAAAGAAAATGGTAATGGTGCAGCTGTTGATGCTGTGGCAACAGATGCTGAAGTTGGGAATGCAAATGTAAGCTGTGGTCTTAAAGGAAGTGAGACTGTAGATGAAAAATGTGGTGACTTGGCATTTGATTCTGAGGTTCCTGTCGAAGGGGCTGGTGGAAATACTGATATTGTTGATGGCATTGATGTTGCTGTGAGCGTTTTTGGACTGGCAGCTCAGGATGTCGAAAGAGAGAGCACTGTTACTGCTGGTGCAGGGGGGGTAAGTTCGGGCATTGTTGAAGATGCGATGGTTGGCAATCTAGAAAATTACAATGCTGGTGGCAACTTGGAGAACATTTTGGAAAATGTTGAGGCCGGCACTAGAATTGTGAGCTCAACCGGTAATAGGGGTGAGGAACTTGTTAAAGATGTGGTAGTCCTAGACGGAGGAATGGAAGCTGAGGAAGCGCCTGATTTGATTGGAGACAAATCATCTGAGAAGATGGAACTAACTGGCAATGGTATATCACTTTTTGTGGAATTTCCTGGACCGGCAAGTGGAGCAATTCAGGATCATGTTGTTGAAGGTGGCCATGAGTTGGGCATCAAAGAAGAGCAGGAAAAAACGCCGTGTCAGGCGATGGATAGGATGGAAGATAATAATGACTGTGTCAGTTTTGCCGTAGGGGATGTTGTATGGGTGAAAACCAAAAGTCAGACATGGTGGCCAGGAAAGATTCTAGATCCTTTAGATGCGCCAAAATATGGTATGGAAACAATGGGAGTTGACGAGAGGGAGTGTCAACTTGTTGGGTACTTGGGAAGTGCTCATGTTTCTTGGTGCCTCCTGTCTCACTTGATGTCTTTTCATAGGAACTTTGAGCAGATGCTGAGACAAAAGAAGTCCAGAAGCTTCATCAGTGCTGTCCAAAAGGCCGTGGATGAATTTGGTACCCGTGTGAGGCTGAAGCTCTTGTGCGCATGCTTTTTACCAGAAGACGAAGATGGGGATGTAAAGCCTGAAAAAGGGACAAAGACCTCTGTTTTGGAGGAAATCAGTGAAGTTTCGAGCAGTTTATTTGAAGGTGGGAAGTTTCTCCATCATCTAAAATGCATTGCCCTTGCTACTTCTGTGCCTACCATGCTTGAACTTACAGTCGTGATGAATTACTTGTCTGCCTTCTACTGTTCAATTGGGCATCACCGTATGCCTATGCAACTTCTCTGTCCAACGACAGACGCCGAGGATGATGCTGAGGACTTGAAGGATAAATTTTTCTCAGGTGAAGATGGgttaaaaacgaaaaagaagcgTAAGGCTTGGGGTTCTGCTCAGGAACTTGGAAGTGATGCAGTTGAAGATGTTAGTGCCAGTAAACTGGATCCTCTATCAGAAGAAGAGGCGGAAGGGAATAGCGACTACGGGTCCAAGGAAGataatgagaaggggcttgagtCGAGGGCACGAAAGAAGAGCAAGTACTTGTCATATCCCTATGTAAACTGGGGAAACAAAGAAGGTTTTGCAGAAATAGGAGATCATGGCTCCTTGAATGGTTCTCATGAAATGGTCGGGATGGATTCATGTGGCATTGAGTTCGCTGGTTCTCCTTCATTTGTCAAATCTACTGGTAAGATATTCCCAAGCAAATGGTTTAAAAAGTTTGCTTCTAATAGTCATGTCTCCACTGCAGAGTCATTAAGCATTTCATCAGCGGAGTTCTTGGCCGAGCTTCGTTCTGCGGCATTGGGATGTACACATCCTAATGAAAGGAATGACTTCGACTCGATTGGGTGGTTTGCCTATAGATTTAGAAGCTCAACTTATCATGATCAGGCCATATATGAAAAGTGTGTTAAAGACATTGCTGATCAGAAAGAGGGATTTGCTGCCAGCCCTTACTCTGCTGGTAACTCTGAGCTGAAGgggagaagaaagagaggaaaggcTGGAAAAGGGAATTCAGATGCTGGAGCTAGCCTCAAAAAGCAAACGGGTGGTAGAATCAAAACAAAGTCTCTCTCCGGCTTATCAGATGTGAGTATTACCTTTGCTACCACTAGCAGCTCACCCTTGAAGGATTCTCTGGAGATGGCCCCTCTCATGATGAATGGAAGTtttaaaggagaaaagaaaggaaagaaaagaatggcGACTCCTTTGGATTTGGGGACCAAACAATTGCATAGCTTACTGGATTTGAATAATGACAGTGCCATACCGAGACTTCGAGGTGAACACACTCTGGTTATGGGCATTACTCCCGGAACTGagccaaagaagaagaggaggaggaggaggaaccaAGATGAGGTAGCTTCGACACAATCCGCCTCTCTCACTAAAACTACTTCAGGCTTGCCGATGGTCCCTGATGATATTGCAAACCAATCTGTGCCTGCTGCTGCTACAGATACTCACCTGGATATTGGATCTGCATCTGTGGATGGCACGAATGCacgaaagaagagaaagagaaaggagaaagatGCGGAATTATATCCGAGTATACCTGATTTAAATGGAACTCAGGTTATTCCAGGCTCATCAGGAAAAGATTTTCAGAAAACAAGCTCATTATCGCCGGAAGTTAAAATGAAGcagaggaggagaagaacaaAAGAAGGATCCGACAAGCAGTGTCAGATTAACAGGCTGGCTACTGGAAGACTGCTAGATAGAATCAGCCCCGGGACAAATCAAGAAGCCCAAGGAACTGCTCTTATTTTGACGTTTGCTGCAGGAAGTCCTGTGCCTACGAGGGATATTTTAATCAACACATTCTCCCAGTTTGGGCCTCTGAAGGATTTTGAAACCCAGCTGGCGAAAGATTCTAATATAGCTCAGGTGGTCTTCGCTAGGAGCACAGATGCCGATGACGCATGTAGGAGCTTGGAGAAGAGCAACCCGTTTGGTTCAGTTCTTATGAAGTATCAAGTTCATCACTTTGACCCTCCAAGCTTCCCGTCTGGATCGGCCACTCTACCCAGTGAGGCGCCACCTCTCGACTTCATAAAGCAGAATTTGGAGATGATGACGTCGACGCTGGAGAACTCGGGAGACAATCTCTCCCCGGAGACCAAAGCAAAGCTGGAGGTAGATATCAAAAGCCTTCTGAGCAAGGTCAGCAATATGGTCGGTTCGCCTTCTAAGTAG
- the LOC115741460 gene encoding serine/threonine-protein kinase ATM isoform X2 has protein sequence MEDLKSSGAERACVETLGESTAEHHLFISSEDGGGSGLHIDSLKENGNGAAVDAVATDAEVGNANVSCGLKGSETVDEKCGDLAFDSEVPVEGAGGNTDIVDGIDVAVSVFGLAAQDVERESTVTAGAGGVSSGIVEDAMVGNLENYNAGGNLENILENVEAGTRIVSSTGNRGEELVKDVVVLDGGMEAEEAPDLIGDKSSEKMELTGNGISLFVEFPGPASGAIQDHVVEGGHELGIKEEQEKTPCQAMDRMEDNNDCVSFAVGDVVWVKTKSQTWWPGKILDPLDAPKYGMETMGVDERECQLVGYLGSAHVSWCLLSHLMSFHRNFEQMLRQKKSRSFISAVQKAVDEFGTRVRLKLLCACFLPEDEDGDVKPEKGTKTSVLEEISEVSSSLFEGGKFLHHLKCIALATSVPTMLELTVVMNYLSAFYCSIGHHRMPMQLLCPTTDAEDDAEDLKDKFFSGEDGLKTKKKRKAWGSAQELGSDAVEDVSASKLDPLSEEEAEGNSDYGSKEDNEKGLESRARKKSKYLSYPYVNWGNKEGFAEIGDHGSLNGSHEMVGMDSCGIEFAGSPSFVKSTGKIFPSKWFKKFASNSHVSTAESLSISSAEFLAELRSAALGCTHPNERNDFDSIGWFAYRFRSSTYHDQAIYEKCVKDIADQKEGFAASPYSAGNSELKGRRKRGKAGKGNSDAGASLKKQTGGRIKTKSLSGLSDVSITFATTSSSPLKDSLEMAPLMMNGSFKGEKKGKKRMATPLDLGTKQLHSLLDLNNDSAIPRLRGEHTLVMGITPGTEPKKKRRRRRNQDEVASTQSASLTKTTSGLPMVPDDIANQSVPAAATDTHLDIGSASVDGTNARKKRKRKEKDAELYPSIPDLNGTQVIPGSSGKDFQKTSSLSPEVKMKQRRRRTKEGSDKQCQINRLATGRLLDRISPGTNQEAQGTALILTFAAGSPVPTRDILINTFSQFGPLKDFETQLAKDSNIAQVVFARSTDADDACRSLEKSNPFGSVLMKYQVHHFDPPSFPSGSATLPSEAPPLDFIKQNLEMMTSTLENSGDNLSPETKAKLEVDIKSLLSKKSCLN, from the exons atggaAGACCTGAAATCATCTGGTGCTGAACGCGCATGTGTCGAAACCCTAGGAGAATCTACTGCAGAGCATCATCTTTTCATTTCCAGTGAAGATGGTGGTGGGTCTGGGTTGCATATTGATTCTCTGAAAGAAAATGGTAATGGTGCAGCTGTTGATGCTGTGGCAACAGATGCTGAAGTTGGGAATGCAAATGTAAGCTGTGGTCTTAAAGGAAGTGAGACTGTAGATGAAAAATGTGGTGACTTGGCATTTGATTCTGAGGTTCCTGTCGAAGGGGCTGGTGGAAATACTGATATTGTTGATGGCATTGATGTTGCTGTGAGCGTTTTTGGACTGGCAGCTCAGGATGTCGAAAGAGAGAGCACTGTTACTGCTGGTGCAGGGGGGGTAAGTTCGGGCATTGTTGAAGATGCGATGGTTGGCAATCTAGAAAATTACAATGCTGGTGGCAACTTGGAGAACATTTTGGAAAATGTTGAGGCCGGCACTAGAATTGTGAGCTCAACCGGTAATAGGGGTGAGGAACTTGTTAAAGATGTGGTAGTCCTAGACGGAGGAATGGAAGCTGAGGAAGCGCCTGATTTGATTGGAGACAAATCATCTGAGAAGATGGAACTAACTGGCAATGGTATATCACTTTTTGTGGAATTTCCTGGACCGGCAAGTGGAGCAATTCAGGATCATGTTGTTGAAGGTGGCCATGAGTTGGGCATCAAAGAAGAGCAGGAAAAAACGCCGTGTCAGGCGATGGATAGGATGGAAGATAATAATGACTGTGTCAGTTTTGCCGTAGGGGATGTTGTATGGGTGAAAACCAAAAGTCAGACATGGTGGCCAGGAAAGATTCTAGATCCTTTAGATGCGCCAAAATATGGTATGGAAACAATGGGAGTTGACGAGAGGGAGTGTCAACTTGTTGGGTACTTGGGAAGTGCTCATGTTTCTTGGTGCCTCCTGTCTCACTTGATGTCTTTTCATAGGAACTTTGAGCAGATGCTGAGACAAAAGAAGTCCAGAAGCTTCATCAGTGCTGTCCAAAAGGCCGTGGATGAATTTGGTACCCGTGTGAGGCTGAAGCTCTTGTGCGCATGCTTTTTACCAGAAGACGAAGATGGGGATGTAAAGCCTGAAAAAGGGACAAAGACCTCTGTTTTGGAGGAAATCAGTGAAGTTTCGAGCAGTTTATTTGAAGGTGGGAAGTTTCTCCATCATCTAAAATGCATTGCCCTTGCTACTTCTGTGCCTACCATGCTTGAACTTACAGTCGTGATGAATTACTTGTCTGCCTTCTACTGTTCAATTGGGCATCACCGTATGCCTATGCAACTTCTCTGTCCAACGACAGACGCCGAGGATGATGCTGAGGACTTGAAGGATAAATTTTTCTCAGGTGAAGATGGgttaaaaacgaaaaagaagcgTAAGGCTTGGGGTTCTGCTCAGGAACTTGGAAGTGATGCAGTTGAAGATGTTAGTGCCAGTAAACTGGATCCTCTATCAGAAGAAGAGGCGGAAGGGAATAGCGACTACGGGTCCAAGGAAGataatgagaaggggcttgagtCGAGGGCACGAAAGAAGAGCAAGTACTTGTCATATCCCTATGTAAACTGGGGAAACAAAGAAGGTTTTGCAGAAATAGGAGATCATGGCTCCTTGAATGGTTCTCATGAAATGGTCGGGATGGATTCATGTGGCATTGAGTTCGCTGGTTCTCCTTCATTTGTCAAATCTACTGGTAAGATATTCCCAAGCAAATGGTTTAAAAAGTTTGCTTCTAATAGTCATGTCTCCACTGCAGAGTCATTAAGCATTTCATCAGCGGAGTTCTTGGCCGAGCTTCGTTCTGCGGCATTGGGATGTACACATCCTAATGAAAGGAATGACTTCGACTCGATTGGGTGGTTTGCCTATAGATTTAGAAGCTCAACTTATCATGATCAGGCCATATATGAAAAGTGTGTTAAAGACATTGCTGATCAGAAAGAGGGATTTGCTGCCAGCCCTTACTCTGCTGGTAACTCTGAGCTGAAGgggagaagaaagagaggaaaggcTGGAAAAGGGAATTCAGATGCTGGAGCTAGCCTCAAAAAGCAAACGGGTGGTAGAATCAAAACAAAGTCTCTCTCCGGCTTATCAGATGTGAGTATTACCTTTGCTACCACTAGCAGCTCACCCTTGAAGGATTCTCTGGAGATGGCCCCTCTCATGATGAATGGAAGTtttaaaggagaaaagaaaggaaagaaaagaatggcGACTCCTTTGGATTTGGGGACCAAACAATTGCATAGCTTACTGGATTTGAATAATGACAGTGCCATACCGAGACTTCGAGGTGAACACACTCTGGTTATGGGCATTACTCCCGGAACTGagccaaagaagaagaggaggaggaggaggaaccaAGATGAGGTAGCTTCGACACAATCCGCCTCTCTCACTAAAACTACTTCAGGCTTGCCGATGGTCCCTGATGATATTGCAAACCAATCTGTGCCTGCTGCTGCTACAGATACTCACCTGGATATTGGATCTGCATCTGTGGATGGCACGAATGCacgaaagaagagaaagagaaaggagaaagatGCGGAATTATATCCGAGTATACCTGATTTAAATGGAACTCAGGTTATTCCAGGCTCATCAGGAAAAGATTTTCAGAAAACAAGCTCATTATCGCCGGAAGTTAAAATGAAGcagaggaggagaagaacaaAAGAAGGATCCGACAAGCAGTGTCAGATTAACAGGCTGGCTACTGGAAGACTGCTAGATAGAATCAGCCCCGGGACAAATCAAGAAGCCCAAGGAACTGCTCTTATTTTGACGTTTGCTGCAGGAAGTCCTGTGCCTACGAGGGATATTTTAATCAACACATTCTCCCAGTTTGGGCCTCTGAAGGATTTTGAAACCCAGCTGGCGAAAGATTCTAATATAGCTCAGGTGGTCTTCGCTAGGAGCACAGATGCCGATGACGCATGTAGGAGCTTGGAGAAGAGCAACCCGTTTGGTTCAGTTCTTATGAAGTATCAAGTTCATCACTTTGACCCTCCAAGCTTCCCGTCTGGATCGGCCACTCTACCCAGTGAGGCGCCACCTCTCGACTTCATAAAGCAGAATTTGGAGATGATGACGTCGACGCTGGAGAACTCGGGAGACAATCTCTCCCCGGAGACCAAAGCAAAGCTGGAGGTAGATATCAAAAGCCTTCTGAGCAAG AAGAGTTGCTTAAATTGA
- the LOC115741460 gene encoding serine/threonine-protein kinase ATM isoform X3, with amino-acid sequence MEDLKSSGAERACVETLGESTAEHHLFISSEDGGGSGLHIDSLKENGNGAAVDAVATDAEVGNANVSCGLKGSETVDEKCGDLAFDSEVPVEGAGGNTDIVDGIDVAVSVFGLAAQDVERESTVTAGAGGVSSGIVEDAMVGNLENYNAGGNLENILENVEAGTRIVSSTGNRGEELVKDVVVLDGGMEAEEAPDLIGDKSSEKMELTGNGISLFVEFPGPASGAIQDHVVEGGHELGIKEEQEKTPCQAMDRMEDNNDCVSFAVGDVVWVKTKSQTWWPGKILDPLDAPKYGMETMGVDERECQLVGYLGSAHVSWCLLSHLMSFHRNFEQMLRQKKSRSFISAVQKAVDEFGTRVRLKLLCACFLPEDEDGDVKPEKGTKTSVLEEISEVSSSLFEGGKFLHHLKCIALATSVPTMLELTVVMNYLSAFYCSIGHHRMPMQLLCPTTDAEDDAEDLKDKFFSGEDGLKTKKKRKAWGSAQELGSDAVEDVSASKLDPLSEEEAEGNSDYGSKEDNEKGLESRARKKSKYLSYPYVNWGNKEGFAEIGDHGSLNGSHEMVGMDSCGIEFAGSPSFVKSTGKIFPSKWFKKFASNSHVSTAESLSISSAEFLAELRSAALGCTHPNERNDFDSIGWFAYRFRSSTYHDQAIYEKCVKDIADQKEGFAASPYSAGNSELKGRRKRGKAGKGNSDAGASLKKQTGGRIKTKSLSGLSDVSITFATTSSSPLKDSLEMAPLMMNGSFKGEKKGKKRMATPLDLGTKQLHSLLDLNNDSAIPRLRGEHTLVMGITPGTEPKKKRRRRRNQDEVASTQSASLTKTTSGLPMVPDDIANQSVPAAATDTHLDIGSASVDGTNARKKRKRKEKDAELYPSIPDLNGTQVIPGSSGKDFQKTSSLSPEVKMKQRRRRTKEGSDKQCQINRLATGRLLDRISPGTNQEAQGTALILTFAAGSPVPTRDILINTFSQFGPLKDFETQLAKDSNIAQVVFARSTDADDACRSLEKSNPFGSVLMKYQVHHFDPPSFPSGSATLPSEAPPLDFIKQNLEMMTSTLENSGDNLSPETKAKLEVDIKSLLSKE; translated from the exons atggaAGACCTGAAATCATCTGGTGCTGAACGCGCATGTGTCGAAACCCTAGGAGAATCTACTGCAGAGCATCATCTTTTCATTTCCAGTGAAGATGGTGGTGGGTCTGGGTTGCATATTGATTCTCTGAAAGAAAATGGTAATGGTGCAGCTGTTGATGCTGTGGCAACAGATGCTGAAGTTGGGAATGCAAATGTAAGCTGTGGTCTTAAAGGAAGTGAGACTGTAGATGAAAAATGTGGTGACTTGGCATTTGATTCTGAGGTTCCTGTCGAAGGGGCTGGTGGAAATACTGATATTGTTGATGGCATTGATGTTGCTGTGAGCGTTTTTGGACTGGCAGCTCAGGATGTCGAAAGAGAGAGCACTGTTACTGCTGGTGCAGGGGGGGTAAGTTCGGGCATTGTTGAAGATGCGATGGTTGGCAATCTAGAAAATTACAATGCTGGTGGCAACTTGGAGAACATTTTGGAAAATGTTGAGGCCGGCACTAGAATTGTGAGCTCAACCGGTAATAGGGGTGAGGAACTTGTTAAAGATGTGGTAGTCCTAGACGGAGGAATGGAAGCTGAGGAAGCGCCTGATTTGATTGGAGACAAATCATCTGAGAAGATGGAACTAACTGGCAATGGTATATCACTTTTTGTGGAATTTCCTGGACCGGCAAGTGGAGCAATTCAGGATCATGTTGTTGAAGGTGGCCATGAGTTGGGCATCAAAGAAGAGCAGGAAAAAACGCCGTGTCAGGCGATGGATAGGATGGAAGATAATAATGACTGTGTCAGTTTTGCCGTAGGGGATGTTGTATGGGTGAAAACCAAAAGTCAGACATGGTGGCCAGGAAAGATTCTAGATCCTTTAGATGCGCCAAAATATGGTATGGAAACAATGGGAGTTGACGAGAGGGAGTGTCAACTTGTTGGGTACTTGGGAAGTGCTCATGTTTCTTGGTGCCTCCTGTCTCACTTGATGTCTTTTCATAGGAACTTTGAGCAGATGCTGAGACAAAAGAAGTCCAGAAGCTTCATCAGTGCTGTCCAAAAGGCCGTGGATGAATTTGGTACCCGTGTGAGGCTGAAGCTCTTGTGCGCATGCTTTTTACCAGAAGACGAAGATGGGGATGTAAAGCCTGAAAAAGGGACAAAGACCTCTGTTTTGGAGGAAATCAGTGAAGTTTCGAGCAGTTTATTTGAAGGTGGGAAGTTTCTCCATCATCTAAAATGCATTGCCCTTGCTACTTCTGTGCCTACCATGCTTGAACTTACAGTCGTGATGAATTACTTGTCTGCCTTCTACTGTTCAATTGGGCATCACCGTATGCCTATGCAACTTCTCTGTCCAACGACAGACGCCGAGGATGATGCTGAGGACTTGAAGGATAAATTTTTCTCAGGTGAAGATGGgttaaaaacgaaaaagaagcgTAAGGCTTGGGGTTCTGCTCAGGAACTTGGAAGTGATGCAGTTGAAGATGTTAGTGCCAGTAAACTGGATCCTCTATCAGAAGAAGAGGCGGAAGGGAATAGCGACTACGGGTCCAAGGAAGataatgagaaggggcttgagtCGAGGGCACGAAAGAAGAGCAAGTACTTGTCATATCCCTATGTAAACTGGGGAAACAAAGAAGGTTTTGCAGAAATAGGAGATCATGGCTCCTTGAATGGTTCTCATGAAATGGTCGGGATGGATTCATGTGGCATTGAGTTCGCTGGTTCTCCTTCATTTGTCAAATCTACTGGTAAGATATTCCCAAGCAAATGGTTTAAAAAGTTTGCTTCTAATAGTCATGTCTCCACTGCAGAGTCATTAAGCATTTCATCAGCGGAGTTCTTGGCCGAGCTTCGTTCTGCGGCATTGGGATGTACACATCCTAATGAAAGGAATGACTTCGACTCGATTGGGTGGTTTGCCTATAGATTTAGAAGCTCAACTTATCATGATCAGGCCATATATGAAAAGTGTGTTAAAGACATTGCTGATCAGAAAGAGGGATTTGCTGCCAGCCCTTACTCTGCTGGTAACTCTGAGCTGAAGgggagaagaaagagaggaaaggcTGGAAAAGGGAATTCAGATGCTGGAGCTAGCCTCAAAAAGCAAACGGGTGGTAGAATCAAAACAAAGTCTCTCTCCGGCTTATCAGATGTGAGTATTACCTTTGCTACCACTAGCAGCTCACCCTTGAAGGATTCTCTGGAGATGGCCCCTCTCATGATGAATGGAAGTtttaaaggagaaaagaaaggaaagaaaagaatggcGACTCCTTTGGATTTGGGGACCAAACAATTGCATAGCTTACTGGATTTGAATAATGACAGTGCCATACCGAGACTTCGAGGTGAACACACTCTGGTTATGGGCATTACTCCCGGAACTGagccaaagaagaagaggaggaggaggaggaaccaAGATGAGGTAGCTTCGACACAATCCGCCTCTCTCACTAAAACTACTTCAGGCTTGCCGATGGTCCCTGATGATATTGCAAACCAATCTGTGCCTGCTGCTGCTACAGATACTCACCTGGATATTGGATCTGCATCTGTGGATGGCACGAATGCacgaaagaagagaaagagaaaggagaaagatGCGGAATTATATCCGAGTATACCTGATTTAAATGGAACTCAGGTTATTCCAGGCTCATCAGGAAAAGATTTTCAGAAAACAAGCTCATTATCGCCGGAAGTTAAAATGAAGcagaggaggagaagaacaaAAGAAGGATCCGACAAGCAGTGTCAGATTAACAGGCTGGCTACTGGAAGACTGCTAGATAGAATCAGCCCCGGGACAAATCAAGAAGCCCAAGGAACTGCTCTTATTTTGACGTTTGCTGCAGGAAGTCCTGTGCCTACGAGGGATATTTTAATCAACACATTCTCCCAGTTTGGGCCTCTGAAGGATTTTGAAACCCAGCTGGCGAAAGATTCTAATATAGCTCAGGTGGTCTTCGCTAGGAGCACAGATGCCGATGACGCATGTAGGAGCTTGGAGAAGAGCAACCCGTTTGGTTCAGTTCTTATGAAGTATCAAGTTCATCACTTTGACCCTCCAAGCTTCCCGTCTGGATCGGCCACTCTACCCAGTGAGGCGCCACCTCTCGACTTCATAAAGCAGAATTTGGAGATGATGACGTCGACGCTGGAGAACTCGGGAGACAATCTCTCCCCGGAGACCAAAGCAAAGCTGGAGGTAGATATCAAAAGCCTTCTGAGCAAG GAATGA